A single window of Thalassomonas viridans DNA harbors:
- a CDS encoding response regulator transcription factor: protein MSDKKQILVVEDDQDLALLVSEYLNAQGFTTDIIDNGLDAVDEIINKQPALVILDLNLPGRDGFSVCRAVRSQYPGPVLMLTASDEAIDQVVGLELGADDYVNKPIEPRILLARIRALLRRIEEIEYKNTQQKAAEDQITADSSGEPATSAQDMLTAGEISINVANRVVYFQQTELNLSTPEYELLLILAKHAGEIVSRNFLFKQIKGYEYDGVSRFIDILISQLRHKLSDEAAAIIKTIRGKGYLLIR, encoded by the coding sequence ATGAGCGACAAAAAACAAATTTTAGTGGTGGAAGACGATCAGGATTTAGCATTACTCGTCAGCGAATACTTAAATGCTCAGGGATTTACCACAGATATTATTGACAACGGCCTGGATGCCGTCGATGAAATCATCAACAAACAACCTGCCCTGGTTATTCTCGATCTTAATTTACCCGGACGAGACGGTTTTAGTGTATGCCGGGCAGTAAGAAGTCAATACCCGGGCCCTGTGCTTATGCTGACCGCGTCCGATGAAGCCATAGATCAGGTGGTTGGGCTGGAGCTGGGAGCGGATGACTATGTCAATAAACCGATAGAGCCAAGAATATTGCTGGCCCGTATCCGGGCATTGCTACGCCGTATCGAAGAAATCGAATATAAAAACACACAACAAAAAGCCGCCGAAGACCAAATAACAGCTGACAGCTCCGGCGAGCCGGCCACGTCAGCCCAGGACATGCTCACCGCCGGTGAAATCAGCATTAATGTTGCCAACCGGGTCGTCTACTTTCAACAAACTGAGCTCAATTTGAGCACACCGGAATACGAGTTATTGTTAATTCTGGCCAAACATGCCGGAGAGATTGTCTCAAGGAACTTTTTATTTAAACAAATAAAGGGTTACGAATATGACGGGGTCAGCCGCTTTATTGACATTCTTATTTCCCAGCTGCGCCACAAATTATCAGACGAGGCTGCCGCTATCATAAAAACCATCCGCGGTAAGGGCTATTTATTGATAAGGTAA
- the seqA gene encoding replication initiation negative regulator SeqA — MKNIEIDEELYQYIATNTQFIGESASSILRRLLSLESSPEAVASGSEESVAHNQPQEADNAKKQVAAKTVTKTKKADAEVSAGEEKTVEEKPQPAPVNGNETVFNYINKEELGMQRGAVGRFLLILAALYRVHPQQFSLVTDIRGRDRLYFSDNESDLSASGSSTKPRQIPDSPYWVITNSNTTRKKMMLTEVAVSLGYGESDAEKIRELL, encoded by the coding sequence ATGAAAAACATAGAGATAGATGAAGAGCTTTATCAATATATTGCCACCAACACACAATTTATTGGTGAAAGCGCCTCATCGATTTTACGGCGTTTATTATCTTTAGAGAGCAGTCCTGAAGCGGTTGCATCAGGCAGTGAAGAAAGCGTTGCGCACAATCAACCACAAGAAGCAGATAACGCAAAAAAACAAGTTGCGGCCAAAACCGTAACCAAAACGAAAAAAGCGGATGCTGAAGTAAGTGCCGGCGAAGAAAAAACGGTCGAGGAAAAACCTCAGCCAGCCCCCGTTAACGGCAATGAAACCGTTTTTAATTACATCAATAAAGAAGAGCTGGGCATGCAGCGTGGCGCGGTTGGCCGTTTCTTATTGATTCTAGCGGCATTGTACCGGGTACATCCGCAGCAGTTTTCCCTGGTTACGGATATCCGCGGCCGGGACCGTTTATATTTTTCCGATAACGAGTCAGATCTCAGTGCCAGCGGCAGCAGCACTAAACCCAGACAGATCCCGGACAGTCCTTACTGGGTGATCACTAATTCCAACACCACACGTAAGAAAATGATGCTAACAGAAGTTGCCGTTTCTTTAGGGTACGGGGAAAGTGACGCCGAAAAAATTCGCGAATTACTCTAA
- a CDS encoding ATP-binding protein yields the protein MFVRIYSGIFLAILVSIAGVYTTYQLNLQSRLSSYSQSVLQGSLMLISEGYNRQQEKNKERWLSLVGKMTGLNPSISALNKVAEDPWQLTMAAEGKLNITMSHQNQKISIALDHIGEQQLRAIALLILNELARVKEGSQEQQLQKLQKLFTFPVTFVDKHELNLDSQQQIRLNKGEVVVSSLSQDAGYSVYVKAKQGKILHVGVINKFEPITTELLVFLISICLIITSMVVYFLVYRLEYRLNVVNRIVGEFGPKKIKNRVPIKGNDVITQLGIKVNEMANRIEQLLQHQKEITQAVSHELRTPIARIRFRLQILSDACDELEQAENNEEMKSQLDEKVIGISRDIDQLEALIDEMLCLYKLDIDPADYKRSLVNIDELLTSVLDLAKLPYSHIEFQLKKQAGITGYCHADDVDRLLQNLISNAGKHANSRVDVTLEQTEQGFCISVADDGAGIPQADRERIFEPFTRLDSSRNKKVKGYGLGLAIVSRIASLNQAKVWVETSPLGGANFKFHCFCAEHIAANKPTASSLNASPQQSISDNGVKDVAKNALADGSMEKPE from the coding sequence ATGTTTGTTCGTATTTATAGCGGTATTTTTCTTGCCATCCTGGTGTCCATCGCAGGTGTTTACACTACCTACCAGCTGAATCTGCAAAGCCGTTTATCCTCTTATAGCCAGTCGGTGCTACAAGGCAGCCTGATGTTGATCTCCGAAGGCTATAACAGGCAACAGGAAAAGAACAAAGAACGCTGGTTGTCCCTGGTAGGAAAAATGACCGGCCTTAACCCCTCTATTTCCGCATTGAACAAGGTCGCAGAAGATCCCTGGCAGTTAACCATGGCCGCAGAAGGCAAGCTTAATATTACCATGAGCCACCAGAACCAGAAGATCTCCATAGCCCTAGATCACATAGGCGAGCAGCAGTTGCGCGCCATTGCCCTGCTGATCCTCAATGAACTGGCCCGGGTAAAAGAAGGCAGCCAGGAGCAGCAATTGCAAAAACTGCAAAAGCTGTTTACTTTCCCCGTTACCTTTGTTGACAAACATGAACTCAACCTGGATTCCCAGCAGCAAATTCGCCTGAATAAAGGGGAAGTGGTGGTGAGTTCATTAAGCCAGGATGCCGGTTATTCCGTATATGTAAAAGCCAAACAAGGGAAAATTCTTCATGTTGGCGTAATCAATAAGTTTGAGCCCATCACCACAGAGTTACTGGTATTTTTGATCTCTATCTGCCTGATTATTACCTCTATGGTGGTCTATTTTCTGGTGTACCGGCTGGAATACCGGCTTAATGTCGTCAACCGCATTGTCGGTGAGTTTGGTCCGAAAAAAATCAAAAACAGGGTGCCGATCAAAGGTAATGATGTGATCACCCAGCTGGGCATTAAAGTTAATGAAATGGCCAACCGCATCGAACAACTTTTACAGCATCAGAAAGAGATTACCCAGGCCGTTTCCCACGAACTACGCACACCGATAGCCAGGATCCGCTTTAGGTTACAGATATTATCCGACGCCTGCGACGAGCTGGAACAGGCCGAGAACAACGAAGAGATGAAATCTCAACTGGATGAAAAAGTTATCGGTATCAGCCGGGATATCGACCAGCTCGAAGCCCTGATTGATGAAATGTTGTGCCTGTACAAACTCGATATTGACCCCGCAGACTACAAGCGTAGCCTGGTTAATATCGATGAACTGCTGACCTCGGTGTTGGATCTGGCGAAACTGCCCTACTCCCACATAGAGTTCCAACTTAAAAAACAAGCAGGCATTACCGGCTACTGCCACGCCGATGATGTTGACAGGTTATTGCAGAACCTGATCAGTAATGCCGGCAAGCACGCCAATAGCCGGGTCGATGTTACCCTGGAGCAAACCGAGCAGGGGTTCTGCATCAGCGTTGCGGATGACGGCGCGGGTATTCCCCAGGCCGACAGGGAACGGATTTTTGAACCTTTTACCCGCCTCGACAGCAGCCGCAATAAAAAAGTCAAAGGCTACGGGCTGGGGTTGGCAATAGTGTCACGTATCGCCTCGCTGAACCAGGCAAAAGTCTGGGTTGAGACCAGTCCGCTAGGAGGAGCCAACTTTAAGTTTCATTGTTTTTGCGCTGAGCACATAGCTGCGAATAAGCCCACGGCTTCTTCCCTGAATGCTTCACCACAACAGAGCATCTCTGATAATGGCGTTAAAGATGTAGCTAAAAATGCTTTAGCTGATGGCTCAATGGAGAAGCCGGAATGA
- a CDS encoding methyl-accepting chemotaxis protein, whose amino-acid sequence MSVFHRLKFKHKLFLLLLVPLLGFLYFSLSHLLEVNNQLANARNVEKLLSVTVKNNALVHELQKERGMTAIVLSSRGQKYTRELQEQRRRTDLVHSELARGLTDFTSENAKINQIISEIKTDLDLLTGVRSRITNLDISTREAIAFYTKLNDEILQLTGFFITMSPKETVPLAIGYYNFLEAKERAGIERAVVSGGFSAGVFTRESYQKFIRLNAVQETYLQQFLLNTPETLKNDYLQKMQAPSAKQVVDYRRQVIEKGPQGPFTADAGDWFKAATDKINLFKQVEDNISAMFIEQIKQLSDKANNTMILTALFLLFSVCLTLFIAGVILKNLLKQLKLLTQTISSVRDSHDLTARVQVISADELGQLSHALNETLMTFAGAVEQISSSSIELSASAEQSATTVEKNALSLQHQQNETAQVATAIEEMSVSVQEVARNTANAMSAARQANQQAINGQQVVSDSLNTINTLAREVSDIGELISGLHTTSGTIAGVIDVIKGVAEQTNLLALNAAIEAARAGEQGRGFAVVADEVRTLAQRTQESTVEIENIIQQLQNEAGNAYRVIEGSQARAQETVKDTGKIELSLTEIVTSISDINAMVEQIAVAAEEQVNVTNEINQNISDIDHKSQEVTIGAQEVSDVASSQVLLANNLQDLAAKFAI is encoded by the coding sequence ATGAGTGTTTTTCATCGATTGAAATTTAAGCATAAACTTTTTTTACTGCTTTTGGTTCCCTTGCTTGGTTTTTTATATTTCAGTCTCAGCCATTTACTTGAAGTCAATAATCAGCTAGCCAATGCCAGGAATGTAGAGAAGCTGTTGTCTGTTACCGTGAAAAATAACGCCCTAGTGCATGAACTGCAAAAAGAGCGGGGCATGACCGCGATTGTACTCTCCAGCCGGGGCCAAAAATATACCCGTGAGCTGCAAGAGCAACGCCGCAGAACCGACCTGGTGCATAGTGAGCTTGCCAGGGGCTTAACGGATTTTACCAGTGAAAATGCCAAGATTAACCAGATCATCTCAGAAATAAAAACCGACCTGGATTTACTGACCGGTGTCCGGAGCAGGATTACCAACCTGGATATCTCTACCCGGGAGGCAATTGCTTTTTATACCAAATTAAACGATGAAATATTACAGCTTACCGGCTTTTTTATTACCATGAGCCCGAAGGAAACCGTGCCTTTGGCGATCGGTTATTATAATTTTCTTGAAGCGAAAGAAAGGGCCGGCATTGAACGGGCCGTGGTCAGCGGAGGTTTTTCTGCCGGTGTTTTTACCCGGGAGAGCTATCAGAAGTTTATCCGTTTAAATGCGGTACAAGAGACTTACCTGCAACAATTTTTACTGAACACTCCGGAGACATTAAAAAATGATTACCTGCAAAAAATGCAGGCTCCTTCCGCGAAGCAAGTTGTCGATTACCGCCGCCAGGTTATCGAAAAAGGCCCGCAGGGACCTTTTACGGCTGATGCCGGAGACTGGTTTAAAGCCGCCACCGACAAAATTAATTTATTTAAGCAAGTGGAAGACAATATTTCCGCTATGTTTATCGAACAGATAAAGCAGCTATCGGACAAGGCTAACAATACCATGATATTAACAGCCCTGTTTTTGTTGTTCTCGGTATGCCTGACCTTGTTTATTGCCGGTGTGATTTTAAAGAATTTGCTTAAGCAGCTTAAATTGCTGACGCAAACCATTAGCAGTGTCAGGGACAGCCATGACTTAACTGCCCGGGTACAGGTGATCAGTGCCGATGAGCTGGGGCAGTTGTCCCATGCCCTTAATGAAACTTTAATGACTTTTGCCGGCGCTGTTGAGCAAATCAGCTCCAGCAGCATAGAGTTATCCGCTTCAGCGGAGCAGTCGGCAACCACAGTTGAAAAGAACGCCCTGAGCCTTCAGCATCAGCAAAACGAAACCGCGCAGGTGGCGACGGCAATCGAAGAAATGTCTGTGTCTGTGCAGGAAGTGGCAAGAAATACCGCCAACGCCATGTCGGCAGCCCGGCAGGCGAACCAGCAGGCTATCAATGGCCAACAGGTGGTGAGCGACTCTTTAAATACCATTAACACCCTGGCGAGAGAAGTCAGTGATATCGGCGAATTGATTTCCGGTTTGCATACCACCAGCGGTACTATTGCCGGGGTGATCGATGTGATCAAAGGGGTTGCCGAGCAAACAAACCTGCTCGCCCTTAATGCCGCCATCGAAGCGGCCCGGGCAGGAGAGCAGGGACGGGGCTTTGCCGTGGTTGCCGATGAAGTGCGGACACTGGCGCAGCGCACCCAGGAATCAACGGTAGAGATTGAAAATATTATCCAGCAATTACAGAATGAAGCGGGTAATGCCTACCGGGTCATTGAAGGGTCGCAGGCCAGGGCGCAGGAGACGGTGAAAGACACCGGGAAAATTGAACTGTCGTTAACGGAAATCGTCACCTCTATTTCCGACATTAATGCCATGGTGGAGCAAATTGCCGTTGCCGCTGAAGAGCAGGTGAATGTAACCAATGAAATCAACCAAAACATCAGTGATATAGATCACAAGTCGCAGGAAGTGACCATAGGGGCGCAAGAGGTCTCTGATGTGGCTTCAAGCCAGGTATTATTGGCTAATAATCTACAGGATTTAGCGGCGAAATTTGCCATTTAA
- the pgm gene encoding phosphoglucomutase (alpha-D-glucose-1,6-bisphosphate-dependent): MTVHQHAGKTARPEDRINIARLISDYFLKTPDVNIPQQQVSFGTSGHRGSAAKLSFNQAHIQAICQAVAEYRQQAGYRGPLFLGKDTHALSEPAFASAISVLIANQVPVVIQADEGFTPTPVISRLIISHNRANEEQADGLIITPSHNPPADGGIKYNPPHGGPAEGEITKQIERRANELLSQELADVRTLNYEQALQSSLLNRQDFIDFYVGELDQVVDMAAIAKSGLVLGVDPLGGSGIHYWPVIAEKYGINIEVVNQVVDASFAFMPLDKDGKIRMDCSSPYAMAGLIDMKDKFDVAVGNDPDFDRHGIVTKSGGLMNPNHYLAVAIHYLLTHRQWPQSCKIGKTLVSSSLIDRLAAHLQRPLAEVPVGFKWFVDGLHDSSYAFGGEESAGASFIARDGSCWTTDKDGFVMTLLAAEILAVTGKDPYQYYLELAEQLGEPCYGRVEAVADIAQKQVLTSLSAEDIRADSLAGEKIQQVLTHAPGNQAAIGGLKVVTENGWFAARPSGTEDIYKIYAESFIGQDHLQAIIKEAQQIVSQAFNQAGL, encoded by the coding sequence ATGACAGTGCACCAGCATGCCGGCAAAACTGCCAGGCCTGAAGACAGGATCAATATCGCCCGTCTGATCAGTGATTATTTCCTGAAAACCCCGGATGTTAATATTCCACAGCAACAGGTAAGTTTCGGTACTTCGGGCCATAGGGGCAGTGCCGCCAAATTAAGTTTTAACCAGGCCCATATTCAGGCAATTTGCCAGGCGGTGGCCGAGTATCGCCAGCAGGCGGGTTACCGGGGACCGTTATTTTTAGGCAAAGACACCCATGCCTTATCCGAGCCGGCTTTTGCCAGCGCTATTTCTGTATTGATCGCCAACCAGGTGCCCGTGGTTATCCAGGCCGATGAAGGCTTTACCCCGACACCTGTTATTTCCCGCTTGATTATCAGCCATAATAGGGCAAATGAGGAGCAGGCGGACGGTTTGATCATTACTCCGTCCCATAACCCGCCGGCCGATGGCGGCATCAAATATAATCCTCCCCATGGCGGTCCCGCAGAAGGTGAGATCACCAAACAAATAGAGCGGCGGGCAAATGAGCTGTTAAGTCAAGAGCTGGCCGATGTCCGCACTTTGAATTATGAGCAGGCGCTGCAGTCTTCTTTGCTGAACAGACAAGACTTTATTGATTTTTATGTCGGTGAACTTGACCAGGTTGTCGACATGGCGGCCATTGCCAAATCCGGCCTGGTTTTAGGGGTAGATCCCTTAGGCGGCTCAGGTATTCATTACTGGCCGGTGATTGCCGAAAAATACGGCATTAATATCGAAGTGGTCAACCAGGTGGTTGATGCCAGCTTTGCGTTTATGCCCTTGGATAAAGACGGTAAGATCCGTATGGATTGTTCGTCTCCCTATGCCATGGCCGGGCTTATCGACATGAAAGATAAGTTTGATGTTGCCGTCGGTAACGATCCCGATTTTGACCGCCACGGCATAGTCACCAAAAGCGGCGGTTTGATGAACCCCAACCATTACCTGGCGGTGGCTATCCATTACCTGTTAACCCACAGGCAATGGCCACAAAGTTGTAAAATAGGGAAAACCCTGGTTTCAAGCTCCCTGATCGACCGCCTGGCAGCCCATTTACAGCGTCCTTTGGCAGAAGTGCCTGTGGGTTTTAAATGGTTTGTCGACGGTTTACATGACAGCAGTTATGCCTTCGGCGGAGAAGAAAGCGCCGGCGCCTCCTTTATCGCCCGCGACGGCAGCTGCTGGACCACAGATAAAGACGGTTTTGTGATGACCTTGTTGGCGGCAGAAATACTGGCGGTGACCGGAAAAGATCCCTACCAGTATTATCTGGAACTGGCAGAGCAGCTGGGTGAACCTTGTTACGGCCGGGTTGAGGCGGTAGCGGATATCGCGCAAAAGCAGGTGTTAACTTCTCTCAGCGCCGAAGATATCCGTGCCGACAGCTTGGCCGGGGAAAAGATCCAGCAAGTGCTGACCCATGCCCCGGGGAACCAGGCAGCCATAGGCGGATTGAAAGTGGTCACTGAAAACGGCTGGTTCGCCGCCCGGCCCTCTGGCACCGAAGATATTTATAAAATTTATGCCGAAAGCTTTATTGGCCAGGATCATTTACAGGCCATTATTAAAGAAGCGCAACAGATCGTCAGTCAGGCTTTTAACCAGGCGGGATTATAA
- a CDS encoding substrate-binding domain-containing protein, whose translation MKFLVLLLFYFPCFIVQANSDNRLKIALIGKTKNDSFYQQSYQGCQAFARKHPELECIYDGPLDYQDARSQAMVVEDLIHQGVDGLLISVTDSNHLAQAVLKRARLANIPVFTFDSDLLPQHQFYRLAYVGTNNRDFGIALGNYAKQLIAAIPGPKEKPFQVCIHSGHQTTPNLNERIKGVRLALSQGASAERLAQGNTWVELDRCPLYSLGKRELALRQLEFMLQNKEKVINIAVAGFAQFSPDYLSRIAPYKEKISAKEAIIISADTEEIQLKALKNRLSTINIGQRPYEMGRLGAELLYQYLVYGKKPCTTWIFITVLRKIMTAARAKKSKSDCAANMI comes from the coding sequence ATGAAATTCCTAGTCCTGCTGCTGTTTTATTTCCCGTGTTTTATTGTGCAGGCCAATAGCGATAACCGCCTTAAAATAGCCCTTATCGGCAAAACAAAAAATGACAGTTTTTACCAGCAATCCTATCAGGGATGCCAGGCATTTGCCCGCAAGCACCCTGAGTTAGAATGTATTTATGATGGCCCGCTGGATTACCAGGATGCCCGTAGTCAGGCCATGGTAGTAGAAGACTTGATTCATCAGGGAGTTGACGGCTTGCTGATCTCAGTCACCGACTCGAACCATTTAGCGCAGGCTGTGCTTAAAAGAGCCAGGTTAGCCAATATTCCGGTATTTACCTTTGATTCGGATCTGCTGCCGCAACATCAATTTTATCGCCTGGCCTATGTCGGCACCAATAACCGGGATTTTGGCATCGCCTTGGGCAATTACGCCAAACAGCTGATAGCGGCTATCCCCGGCCCCAAGGAAAAGCCGTTTCAGGTTTGTATTCATTCAGGCCATCAAACCACACCTAACCTGAACGAACGCATTAAGGGAGTTCGTCTGGCATTGTCTCAAGGGGCATCAGCCGAGCGGCTGGCACAGGGGAATACCTGGGTTGAACTGGATCGCTGCCCCCTCTATTCCCTGGGAAAACGAGAGCTGGCCTTAAGACAATTAGAATTTATGCTACAAAACAAAGAAAAAGTGATAAATATTGCGGTCGCCGGCTTCGCCCAGTTTTCTCCCGACTACCTCAGCCGCATTGCCCCCTATAAGGAAAAAATATCAGCAAAAGAAGCTATTATCATCTCAGCCGATACCGAGGAAATTCAGCTCAAGGCCTTAAAAAACCGCCTGTCCACCATCAATATCGGCCAGCGTCCCTATGAAATGGGCCGCCTGGGCGCTGAATTGCTTTATCAGTACCTGGTATACGGAAAAAAGCCTTGTACTACCTGGATTTTCATTACTGTACTACGGAAAATTATGACAGCTGCACGGGCAAAAAAAAGCAAAAGTGATTGCGCAGCGAATATGATATGA
- a CDS encoding sugar-transfer associated ATP-grasp domain-containing protein, with translation MNLKLLSRPDRTLTAEKLLILSAVFCFAILHYQGDKRTGLLTPATLYTYDLSMAFKSVAQGVKVSTYLPQTSPRQQIVSETADAPHMELSRSYSVAGQLGVWQGEGQADSIHYRAKIKTTPVKYQLLADSEVEANRDENYSDYLQETEAIAVNHPEIDALWQEIKPKNANNLQQSLQAIYDYTAGLETLPFKGTTSSLTALRLGAASCNGKSRLFVSLVRGLGLPARLVGGVVLNEGKKRTSHQWVEVFIQGYWIPFDPTNGYFAELPGHYLELYRGDQSLFKHTANIQFDYQFSSAENRVAPGLYFNSYQQADDTINLAKLFKPFHLSEQTIAIFLLFPLCALITTFFRNLVGLQTFGVFVPMLVAITCTYSGLFSGLLGVLLVVLVAYLSLVLLEKVRLLVIPRLAATMTIITIFVLLVFYFLPGRHAMNTGIFALFPVVIISFIAEKLTQLSSERDWQGLLSRSAGTLVVIAVCYGFLQSIYLQSIFTLYPEALLIVLALQIGIGRWNGIRLSELIRFNGLLKKQEAVIGINERNREIVYRLNNAKDLLLAADKLKTKQVLAGFDIAVPDTLFSCHSHSQVQQLEAILARHKAFVIKPNCGSQGNGIVVITGRSGETFTSAGGKCWTVQMLKDHVSDIISGSFSQHGEQDIAYIEPLIRQDSRLQSLAPGGLADIRVIVANKVVIAAMLRLPTAKSQGKANLHQGAIGASVCLESGKLTHASLQGKSLNRHPDTGAELAGFTLPYWPEILHMSRECARAMPLGYLGVDICIDQQQGPLVLEVNGRPGLEIQNVQQKSLTREHFYPQVEPV, from the coding sequence ATGAACCTGAAATTATTGAGCCGGCCGGACAGGACATTAACGGCGGAAAAGTTGCTTATTTTAAGTGCCGTTTTCTGCTTTGCTATTTTGCATTATCAGGGAGATAAACGTACCGGTTTGCTTACCCCTGCCACCTTGTATACCTATGATCTTTCCATGGCGTTTAAATCTGTTGCCCAAGGGGTTAAGGTTTCTACTTATCTGCCGCAAACCAGCCCCCGGCAACAAATAGTCAGTGAAACGGCCGATGCTCCCCATATGGAGCTTTCCCGCAGCTATTCGGTTGCCGGACAACTGGGAGTCTGGCAGGGGGAAGGGCAGGCGGACAGCATCCATTACCGGGCGAAAATAAAAACCACGCCGGTGAAATACCAGCTACTGGCCGACAGTGAAGTTGAAGCTAACCGGGATGAAAATTACAGCGATTACCTGCAGGAAACGGAGGCAATTGCGGTCAACCACCCTGAAATTGACGCCCTGTGGCAAGAGATCAAACCGAAAAATGCCAACAACCTGCAGCAATCCCTGCAGGCGATTTACGATTATACTGCCGGACTTGAAACCCTGCCTTTTAAGGGAACCACAAGTTCATTAACGGCGTTAAGACTCGGAGCCGCCAGCTGCAACGGTAAAAGCCGGCTGTTTGTTTCCCTGGTGCGCGGCTTAGGCCTGCCTGCCCGCCTGGTGGGGGGCGTAGTGCTAAACGAAGGTAAAAAGCGTACCTCCCATCAATGGGTGGAAGTTTTTATCCAGGGCTACTGGATCCCTTTCGATCCCACCAATGGTTATTTTGCCGAATTACCGGGTCATTACCTGGAGTTATACCGGGGCGATCAGTCGCTGTTTAAGCATACCGCCAATATCCAGTTTGATTACCAATTTTCAAGCGCCGAAAACCGGGTTGCCCCGGGCCTGTATTTCAACAGCTATCAGCAGGCTGACGACACCATCAACCTGGCAAAACTCTTTAAGCCTTTTCATTTAAGCGAACAAACCATAGCAATTTTTTTATTGTTCCCGCTATGTGCGCTGATCACTACTTTTTTCAGGAATCTGGTGGGCCTGCAAACCTTTGGTGTTTTTGTGCCTATGCTGGTGGCGATCACCTGTACCTACAGCGGTTTATTTAGCGGTTTGTTAGGAGTATTGCTGGTAGTGCTGGTAGCCTACTTGTCGCTGGTTTTACTGGAAAAAGTCCGGTTGCTGGTGATCCCCCGCCTGGCGGCGACCATGACTATCATCACTATTTTTGTGCTGCTGGTGTTTTATTTTCTCCCCGGCAGGCATGCCATGAATACCGGCATTTTTGCCCTTTTTCCCGTGGTGATCATCAGTTTTATCGCAGAAAAACTGACCCAGCTCAGCAGCGAGCGGGACTGGCAGGGGTTATTGTCCCGCTCGGCCGGTACCTTAGTGGTTATTGCCGTGTGTTACGGCTTTTTACAGTCCATCTATCTGCAAAGTATTTTTACCCTTTATCCCGAAGCCCTGCTGATAGTCCTGGCGCTGCAAATTGGTATCGGCCGCTGGAACGGTATCCGTTTAAGTGAGCTGATCCGTTTTAACGGTCTGCTGAAAAAGCAGGAAGCGGTGATCGGTATCAATGAACGAAACCGGGAAATTGTTTACCGGCTAAATAATGCCAAAGACCTGCTGCTGGCGGCAGATAAATTAAAAACCAAACAGGTTTTGGCCGGGTTTGATATCGCGGTGCCGGATACTCTGTTTTCCTGCCACTCCCACAGCCAGGTGCAGCAACTGGAGGCAATACTGGCCCGGCATAAAGCTTTTGTGATCAAACCCAATTGCGGCAGCCAGGGCAACGGTATCGTAGTGATCACCGGGCGCTCGGGTGAAACTTTCACTTCTGCCGGCGGTAAATGCTGGACCGTGCAGATGTTAAAAGATCATGTCAGCGACATTATCAGCGGCAGCTTTTCCCAGCACGGCGAACAGGACATTGCCTATATCGAACCCCTGATCCGGCAAGACAGCAGGCTGCAAAGCCTGGCGCCGGGGGGACTGGCAGATATTCGCGTGATCGTAGCCAATAAAGTGGTTATTGCCGCCATGTTGCGCCTGCCAACGGCTAAATCCCAGGGCAAGGCCAATTTACATCAGGGAGCCATAGGGGCTTCTGTCTGCCTGGAGTCGGGCAAGCTCACCCATGCCAGCCTGCAGGGGAAAAGCTTAAACCGTCACCCGGATACCGGGGCTGAGCTGGCGGGCTTTACCTTGCCTTACTGGCCGGAAATTCTGCACATGAGCCGGGAGTGCGCCAGGGCGATGCCGCTCGGTTATCTCGGGGTGGATATTTGCATCGACCAGCAGCAGGGGCCGCTGGTGCTGGAGGTTAATGGCCGTCCCGGACTGGAAATACAGAACGTACAGCAAAAAAGCTTAACCCGTGAACATTTTTACCCTCAGGTGGAACCCGTATGA